From a region of the Pseudoclavibacter endophyticus genome:
- a CDS encoding carboxylesterase/lipase family protein — protein sequence MTASHTIPAPPFAGPHGETMSPSRVVQTTHAPVQGLDVDGISTYRGIRYAAPPVGELRFRPPTDPERTTRVQECLGFGPPAMQGIDGAWLSPDSDFALSRMTYASSASDVKLQNEDCLYLNVWTPGADDARRPVLVWLHGGGFAYGAGSDAFFDGENLARRGDIVVVTLNHRLNLFGFMALDGVDDHYADSSNVGMQDVVHALRWVHDNIASFGGDPANVTVGGQSGGGGKVSHLMGMPSAKGLYQRAIVQSGAALRGMEHGDMVDHTRAILRAAGMGDTFDRNWLESVPATHLLHAAIGSFRSQDPEHEARFKTVKGMTGDLAARLRTAVDGNVLPAHPFDPEASSVAADVPLLIGWVKDEWTFMLAGVDPDFVRSTAEDVEAGVAPMYDGRGRELLELAKGLYPHYSPGHLASLVSGAEISLHTTLLADRKSAQPADVFAYELAWETPVGDGIFRTPHCLDLPLVFDNVEKARAFVGPGDEPQRMADQMSDAWVAFIRSGSPGTPALPSWPAYEREARNTMVFDLDSRVVSDPHGALHEVLRNAE from the coding sequence GTGACCGCATCCCACACCATTCCCGCTCCGCCGTTCGCGGGCCCACACGGCGAAACGATGTCGCCGAGCCGCGTGGTGCAGACCACGCACGCGCCCGTGCAAGGGCTCGACGTCGACGGAATCTCGACCTATCGGGGTATCCGCTATGCCGCGCCACCGGTGGGGGAGCTGCGCTTCCGCCCGCCTACTGATCCCGAGCGGACGACCCGCGTACAGGAGTGCCTCGGTTTCGGACCGCCGGCCATGCAGGGCATCGACGGGGCGTGGCTGAGCCCGGACAGCGATTTCGCCCTCTCGCGAATGACGTACGCCTCGTCGGCATCCGATGTGAAGCTGCAGAACGAGGACTGCCTCTACCTGAACGTGTGGACGCCGGGTGCGGACGACGCGCGTCGCCCGGTGCTCGTGTGGCTTCATGGGGGCGGCTTCGCATACGGCGCCGGTTCCGACGCGTTCTTCGACGGCGAGAATCTCGCCCGTCGCGGCGACATCGTCGTGGTCACCCTCAATCACCGACTCAACCTCTTCGGGTTCATGGCCCTGGACGGCGTCGACGACCACTACGCCGACTCGTCGAACGTCGGCATGCAGGATGTCGTGCATGCGCTGCGGTGGGTGCACGACAACATCGCGTCGTTCGGGGGTGACCCCGCCAACGTGACGGTGGGTGGCCAGTCGGGCGGCGGTGGCAAGGTGTCGCACCTCATGGGCATGCCGTCGGCGAAGGGGCTCTACCAGCGTGCCATCGTGCAGAGCGGTGCGGCCCTTCGCGGCATGGAGCACGGCGACATGGTCGACCACACGCGCGCCATCCTTCGGGCGGCCGGCATGGGTGACACGTTCGACCGCAACTGGTTGGAGTCGGTGCCCGCGACGCACCTGCTGCACGCCGCAATCGGCTCGTTCCGTTCGCAGGACCCGGAGCACGAGGCCCGATTCAAGACGGTCAAGGGAATGACGGGTGACCTCGCCGCGCGCCTGCGCACGGCTGTCGACGGCAACGTGCTCCCCGCGCATCCGTTCGATCCGGAAGCGAGTTCGGTCGCCGCCGACGTGCCGCTGCTCATCGGCTGGGTGAAGGATGAATGGACCTTCATGCTCGCGGGTGTCGACCCCGATTTCGTGAGGTCCACGGCGGAGGATGTCGAAGCGGGCGTCGCGCCGATGTACGACGGCCGGGGCCGCGAGCTGCTCGAGCTCGCCAAGGGCCTGTACCCGCACTATTCACCCGGTCACCTCGCGTCGCTCGTGAGCGGCGCCGAGATCTCGTTGCACACGACCTTGCTCGCCGACCGGAAATCGGCACAGCCAGCTGACGTGTTCGCCTACGAACTCGCCTGGGAGACCCCGGTCGGCGATGGCATCTTCCGCACGCCGCACTGCCTCGATCTCCCCCTCGTCTTCGACAACGTCGAGAAGGCGCGCGCGTTCGTGGGCCCCGGCGACGAACCGCAACGCATGGCCGACCAGATGAGCGATGCCTGGGTCGCCTTCATCCGGTCCGGTAGCCCGGGCACGCCCGCACTCCCGTCCTGGCCCGCCTACGAACGCGAGGCTCGCAACACGATGGTGTTCGACCTCGACAGCCGGGTCGTGAGCGACCCGCACGGTGCGCTGCACGAGGTGCTGCGGAACGCCGAGTGA